The Lewinellaceae bacterium genome has a segment encoding these proteins:
- a CDS encoding thioredoxin family protein produces the protein MKNIFTATFFFLFFTTASLVAQNAYGTLYHPEADAEADITRLLDQAREEGKHLLIQVGGNWCVWCYRFEDFINGDEGLKDLRSKNYITYHLNYSQEQKNEALLAQYRHPERFGFPVLLVLDARGNLLHTQDTGLLEDGEKSYNLRNVTTFFKAWSPEALDPATYEK, from the coding sequence ATGAAAAATATTTTTACAGCAACATTTTTCTTCTTGTTCTTCACCACGGCTTCCCTGGTGGCCCAGAATGCTTATGGAACACTTTACCATCCTGAAGCTGACGCAGAGGCAGATATTACAAGATTGCTGGATCAGGCTCGTGAAGAAGGAAAACACCTGCTCATTCAGGTGGGCGGCAACTGGTGTGTCTGGTGTTATAGATTTGAGGACTTTATCAATGGTGATGAGGGACTTAAAGACCTGAGGTCAAAAAATTATATTACCTATCATCTCAATTACAGCCAGGAACAAAAAAATGAAGCTTTATTAGCCCAATACCGCCACCCGGAGCGTTTCGGCTTTCCGGTGTTGTTGGTTCTCGATGCCCGGGGCAACCTGCTGCACACCCAGGATACAGGGCTGCTAGAAGATGGAGAAAAGAGTTATAACCTCCGAAATGTGACCACTTTTTTCAAAGCCTGGTCCCCGGAGGCTTTGGATCCGGCCACTTATGAAAAGTGA
- a CDS encoding winged helix-turn-helix transcriptional regulator, which produces MSDVENKIDPVKLGKIADVLKVISHPVRLEVLELLQKKEMLSVGEIREELEVEQSLLSHHLTKMKDKGVLDSFRQGKNIIYQIAIPEITNIFDCMRHCNL; this is translated from the coding sequence ATGAGCGATGTCGAAAATAAAATTGACCCGGTTAAGCTGGGTAAAATAGCGGATGTGTTGAAAGTTATTTCCCATCCTGTACGATTGGAGGTTTTGGAATTGCTTCAAAAAAAAGAAATGTTATCTGTGGGCGAAATCAGGGAAGAGTTGGAGGTTGAGCAGTCATTATTATCTCACCATTTGACCAAGATGAAAGATAAGGGGGTTTTAGATTCTTTCAGGCAAGGGAAGAATATTATCTATCAAATCGCGATTCCGGAAATAACGAATATTTTTGACTGTATGCGGCATTGTAATTTGTAG
- a CDS encoding sulfurtransferase TusA family protein, translating into MMSEHNVKMTLDCSGLMCPMPVVKTKMAIKKLDIGDVLEMVSTDPGSMPDMEAWARQTQHELVEAKDEGEHVYRFFIKKTH; encoded by the coding sequence ATTATGTCAGAACACAATGTAAAAATGACACTGGACTGTTCTGGTCTTATGTGTCCGATGCCAGTTGTAAAAACAAAAATGGCGATCAAAAAACTCGACATCGGGGATGTTTTGGAAATGGTTTCAACCGATCCCGGATCGATGCCTGATATGGAGGCCTGGGCCAGGCAGACTCAGCATGAATTGGTAGAAGCGAAAGATGAAGGGGAGCATGTGTATCGTTTTTTCATTAAAAAAACGCATTAA
- a CDS encoding carboxylesterase family protein, which yields MQRYIFPLLIIISLVSDNLSGQSPIVNTQYGPVAGSMNETVFEFLGIPFASPPVGELRWHPPVPPASWSEVLPAQDYGPKCPQKNFTQGDTTSVIEGNEDCLYLNIWTPDTVAANLPVMVFIHGGGNQQGSASDFTLGTEIYNGRNLSQRGNVVVVTIQYRLGPLGFLVHPGLEAESPQNTSGNYAVMDQLLALEWVQNNISQFGGDASKVMIFGESAGGVNVGNLMTTTFAAGLFSRACIQSAAPTLQEYEMAKTNGMDFADSFINTGTAAEKVAYLRSLDPEILIANLESPVSGGVVQSKWKPVLDHYIFTDTPINIFQSGNFNKVPLIIGSNADEMSLSAPLTVFPFTVDILINLYIPLELRPLAHELYPSGTTNAEARNAYVQLLTDGQFTVNARRTARCVSQNQEAPVFRYFFTHTHAGFLGDFGAYHGIDLFYGFNNWENSSLAIGPFYTAQDDSVQNNMLKYWVNFAATGNPNGNNLVEWPAYQSDADCYLNIKATPDGSQCGLRTEKSDFWDAVIGFQGCTTSVASNDISEVFQNWTVFPNPTNGLIVISTDQLSSSFEVCIFDATGRLLITKKNETEFDLSPFPGGLYYITINNNEKLVTQKLIKW from the coding sequence ATGCAGAGATATATTTTCCCATTGCTGATAATAATTTCCCTAGTCTCCGACAACCTTTCCGGGCAATCACCCATTGTCAATACCCAATACGGTCCTGTGGCCGGAAGTATGAATGAAACCGTCTTTGAATTTTTAGGCATTCCATTTGCCTCCCCTCCTGTCGGGGAACTTCGCTGGCATCCTCCTGTTCCGCCTGCATCGTGGAGTGAAGTCCTGCCTGCCCAGGATTACGGCCCCAAGTGCCCACAGAAAAATTTCACCCAGGGAGATACCACTTCTGTCATTGAAGGCAATGAAGATTGCCTGTATCTGAATATCTGGACCCCTGATACCGTTGCCGCAAACCTGCCGGTAATGGTATTTATCCATGGAGGAGGAAACCAGCAGGGATCGGCTTCTGATTTCACCCTGGGGACTGAAATCTACAACGGAAGGAATCTCAGTCAACGAGGCAACGTCGTTGTGGTCACCATCCAATACCGATTGGGGCCACTGGGCTTTTTGGTTCACCCGGGCCTTGAGGCAGAAAGCCCTCAAAACACCTCGGGCAATTATGCTGTCATGGATCAACTACTTGCGCTGGAATGGGTGCAAAACAATATCTCCCAATTTGGCGGAGACGCCTCAAAAGTCATGATTTTCGGGGAAAGCGCCGGGGGCGTCAATGTAGGAAACCTGATGACGACCACTTTTGCAGCAGGATTATTCAGCCGGGCTTGCATCCAGAGTGCCGCCCCAACACTACAGGAATACGAAATGGCAAAAACGAATGGAATGGACTTTGCCGACAGCTTTATCAATACCGGAACCGCTGCGGAAAAAGTAGCCTATCTCCGATCCCTCGATCCGGAAATACTCATCGCCAACCTGGAAAGTCCGGTGAGTGGCGGGGTAGTCCAATCCAAATGGAAGCCTGTTTTAGACCATTATATTTTCACGGATACACCCATAAATATTTTTCAATCGGGCAACTTCAATAAAGTACCGCTCATCATCGGCTCCAACGCAGACGAGATGAGTTTGTCGGCTCCGCTGACCGTCTTTCCTTTTACTGTGGATATCCTGATCAACTTATACATTCCCCTGGAATTGCGCCCGTTGGCCCATGAATTATATCCCAGCGGCACCACCAATGCCGAAGCCAGGAACGCTTATGTTCAACTTTTGACGGATGGTCAATTTACGGTGAATGCAAGGAGGACGGCCCGTTGTGTCAGCCAAAACCAGGAAGCCCCCGTTTTTCGTTATTTTTTCACCCATACCCATGCCGGTTTTCTTGGAGATTTTGGCGCCTATCACGGCATTGATCTTTTTTATGGGTTTAACAATTGGGAGAACTCTTCCCTCGCTATTGGCCCCTTTTATACGGCTCAGGATGACAGTGTGCAAAATAACATGCTCAAATATTGGGTGAATTTTGCCGCTACAGGCAATCCCAATGGCAACAATCTCGTCGAATGGCCTGCCTATCAGTCCGATGCAGACTGCTACCTCAATATCAAAGCCACCCCCGATGGCAGCCAGTGTGGGTTAAGAACTGAAAAATCCGATTTCTGGGATGCTGTGATCGGGTTCCAAGGCTGTACCACTTCAGTCGCGTCCAATGATATTTCAGAAGTATTTCAAAACTGGACTGTTTTTCCCAATCCGACAAATGGTCTAATAGTAATTTCAACGGATCAACTATCGTCTTCTTTTGAAGTTTGTATCTTTGATGCAACAGGCAGATTGCTGATCACCAAAAAGAATGAAACTGAATTTGACCTCAGCCCGTTTCCGGGAGGCCTTTATTATATCACCATCAACAACAACGAAAAGCTGGTCACCCAAAAACTGATAAAATGGTAA
- the ccsB gene encoding c-type cytochrome biogenesis protein CcsB, with protein sequence MKKIFDRLFSTGFAGLYILTFAIAIGVATFIENDYGTDTAQKLVYSAKWFEVLLLLFSIALVVNIFKYRLFRKEKWSVFLFHISILIIFFGALITRYTGYEGVMNIREGSASNRILTNDAWLQTSVFDGSQGLLFENKVLFGSWGKNNFAKTYRTPQADINIQLAEFIPNAVEELQEDPEGGLIMELVVSAGDGQRRDIFLKEGETRLMGTYFLAFDSLEEANVIQFKYENDSLFFRTDEAVNSMQMSNMAKDTLEADVFHPFNVRTLYTFLGINLVMKSFNPKASLKLVSSSLKVTTGQQDALRLKLDCKGETKEVVVFGAKGVEGSPQEFDLCGQRVFVAYGSKYIDLPFSLKLNDFQLERYPGSNSPSSYASEVTLLDAAKGVNKPYRIFMNNVLNYRGFRFFQSSYDPDEKGTLLSVNHDYWGTMVSYLGYFLLALGMILTLFSKNSRFVSLVRKVEGLSGKTAMIAGLVFMLGTMPAVMSAKTTFPVDSIPVIDKAHADTMSRILVQDFKGRIKPLHTVASEVVRKISRKQSLYGQNSMQVLLSMAVFPDVWQDVPLIKLTHPKIGALIGNDGKLASFVEFFDKEGRYLLSAELERANQLKPVDRGTYEKELIKVDERLNVCNYVFSSALFKIFPREDTTDTHWDSPIDISQSPPEVPNNVFTQKFYTAYVGFVRDAVRTGNWQEANGFTHLLVLYQHKFGKHLAPSDRKIRYEVLYNKTDVFSRLMKIYLFAGFFLLIFLLLRLFNASWNMKMPIRAGFAVILLAFLAHTAGLLIRWYISGHAPWSNAYESLVYIAWASMLAGVIFMKRSPLTLAATAILASMVLMVAGLQMMDPELTPLVPVLKSYWLSIHVSMIVASYGFLALGALMGLLNLIIMILNYKGDNSNLKRTLKELTYINEMTITIGVFMLSIGTFLGGVWANESWGRYWGWDAKETWALVTILIYAFVLHMRLIPGYRGRYAFNLASVVAYGSVVMTYFGVNYYLSGLHSYATGDPVPIPTFVYYTLAVIFVIGTGAYFGHRNAEKA encoded by the coding sequence ATGAAAAAAATTTTTGACAGGCTTTTCTCTACCGGTTTTGCCGGGTTATATATCCTCACTTTTGCCATAGCGATTGGGGTCGCCACTTTTATTGAAAATGACTATGGAACGGATACTGCTCAAAAGCTGGTGTATTCGGCGAAGTGGTTTGAGGTATTATTGCTCCTTTTTTCCATTGCGCTGGTCGTCAATATCTTCAAATACCGGTTGTTCCGAAAAGAAAAATGGTCTGTTTTTCTTTTTCATATTTCAATACTTATCATTTTTTTTGGGGCGCTTATTACCCGCTACACAGGGTATGAAGGGGTGATGAACATACGGGAGGGGAGTGCCTCCAACCGGATATTGACCAACGATGCCTGGTTGCAGACCAGTGTCTTTGATGGCAGCCAGGGGCTATTGTTTGAGAATAAGGTGCTTTTCGGCAGCTGGGGTAAAAATAATTTTGCCAAAACATACAGGACCCCTCAGGCCGACATCAATATTCAATTGGCTGAATTTATTCCCAATGCGGTAGAGGAGTTGCAGGAGGATCCTGAAGGCGGGTTGATCATGGAACTGGTCGTTTCTGCAGGAGACGGTCAGCGCCGGGACATTTTCCTTAAAGAGGGTGAAACCCGACTGATGGGAACGTATTTCCTGGCTTTTGATTCTCTGGAAGAAGCCAACGTCATTCAATTTAAATATGAAAACGATTCCCTGTTTTTCAGGACGGATGAGGCGGTGAATTCCATGCAAATGTCAAACATGGCCAAGGATACGCTTGAAGCGGATGTTTTTCACCCTTTTAACGTGAGAACCCTGTACACTTTTTTGGGGATCAATCTCGTCATGAAAAGTTTCAATCCCAAAGCCAGTCTGAAGCTTGTTTCGTCTTCTCTAAAAGTAACGACCGGACAACAAGATGCGCTAAGGCTGAAATTAGACTGTAAAGGAGAAACAAAAGAAGTGGTCGTTTTTGGGGCCAAAGGGGTAGAAGGCAGTCCTCAGGAATTTGACCTGTGCGGCCAGCGGGTTTTTGTGGCTTATGGTTCGAAGTATATTGATCTTCCTTTTTCATTGAAATTGAACGACTTTCAACTGGAGCGCTATCCGGGCTCCAATAGTCCGTCCTCTTATGCCAGCGAGGTCACTTTGCTGGATGCGGCTAAAGGGGTGAATAAACCCTATCGTATTTTTATGAACAATGTTCTCAATTACCGGGGATTTCGATTTTTCCAATCCTCTTATGATCCTGATGAAAAAGGAACGCTGCTTTCAGTAAATCACGATTATTGGGGCACCATGGTTTCTTATCTCGGATATTTTTTGCTGGCTTTGGGCATGATTTTGACCTTGTTTTCCAAAAACAGCCGCTTTGTTTCCCTGGTGAGGAAGGTGGAAGGGTTGTCGGGCAAAACAGCGATGATAGCGGGTTTGGTTTTTATGTTGGGGACGATGCCGGCAGTAATGTCCGCAAAAACAACATTCCCTGTCGATAGCATCCCTGTTATTGATAAGGCCCATGCAGATACTATGAGCCGGATTTTGGTGCAGGATTTTAAAGGCCGCATCAAACCGTTGCATACCGTAGCCAGTGAGGTGGTGCGTAAGATATCCCGTAAACAGAGTCTTTATGGTCAGAATTCTATGCAGGTATTGCTGAGTATGGCCGTTTTTCCTGATGTATGGCAGGATGTTCCTTTAATTAAACTGACGCACCCTAAAATAGGAGCGCTTATCGGGAACGATGGAAAGCTCGCTTCATTCGTTGAATTTTTTGATAAGGAAGGGCGTTACCTGCTTTCGGCAGAGCTGGAGCGCGCCAATCAACTAAAACCCGTCGACCGGGGCACCTATGAAAAAGAATTGATCAAAGTGGATGAACGGCTCAATGTTTGCAACTATGTATTCAGCTCGGCTTTGTTTAAAATCTTCCCCAGGGAAGATACCACGGATACGCACTGGGACTCTCCGATTGATATTTCACAATCTCCACCGGAGGTGCCCAACAATGTTTTTACCCAAAAATTCTATACTGCCTATGTCGGTTTTGTAAGGGATGCCGTAAGAACAGGTAATTGGCAGGAAGCCAATGGGTTTACCCATTTGCTGGTGCTTTATCAGCATAAATTCGGAAAACATCTGGCGCCTTCAGATAGGAAGATTAGATACGAGGTCCTCTACAATAAGACGGATGTTTTCAGTCGGCTGATGAAGATTTACTTGTTCGCAGGATTCTTCCTATTGATATTTTTGCTGCTCCGGTTGTTCAATGCTTCATGGAATATGAAAATGCCGATTAGGGCAGGTTTCGCGGTCATTTTGCTTGCTTTTCTGGCGCATACGGCGGGGCTGTTGATTCGATGGTATATTTCTGGTCACGCACCATGGAGTAATGCTTATGAATCGTTGGTTTACATTGCGTGGGCGAGCATGCTGGCGGGGGTTATTTTTATGAAGCGATCCCCGCTTACTTTGGCAGCAACAGCGATATTGGCTTCCATGGTTTTAATGGTTGCCGGGTTGCAAATGATGGATCCTGAATTGACGCCGCTGGTGCCTGTATTAAAATCTTATTGGTTGAGTATTCACGTTTCCATGATCGTAGCCAGCTATGGCTTTTTAGCCCTGGGGGCTCTGATGGGTTTACTGAATCTCATCATTATGATCTTAAACTATAAGGGGGACAACAGCAACTTAAAGCGAACGCTGAAGGAACTTACCTATATCAATGAAATGACGATTACCATAGGGGTTTTCATGTTGAGTATTGGAACATTCCTCGGCGGAGTTTGGGCCAATGAATCCTGGGGACGCTATTGGGGCTGGGATGCCAAGGAGACCTGGGCGCTGGTGACTATCCTTATTTATGCTTTTGTGTTGCATATGCGTCTCATTCCCGGTTATCGTGGCCGGTATGCTTTTAACCTGGCTTCTGTGGTTGCCTATGGTTCCGTGGTTATGACTTATTTTGGGGTGAATTATTATCTTTCGGGATTACATTCCTACGCAACAGGTGATCCCGTACCGATCCCGACCTTTGTTTATTACACACTTGCGGTAATTTTTGTCATAGGCACAGGGGCTTATTTTGGTCATAGAAATGCGGAAAAAGCTTAA
- a CDS encoding lytic transglycosylase domain-containing protein yields the protein MKKSIQIFTIIAASFLTFAIFVSYSNNSSKEGRAYKTFSGEKGAGQGTPQVVENLKLKKEYSFAGEGFPMNNFDVYERLERELLVNTYWHSNTILNIKASTRFFPLFEKILKEEGVPDDFKYIAVAESNLRNVKSPAGACGMWQFMQGNAEHYNMEISKDVDERYHVEKSTRAACALIKDLKKRFGSWTMAAAAYNFGETRLAKEIDVQRAKTYFDLNLNEETSRYLFRLIAIKELIENPMDFGYYLEKEDYYQPLDRYKVIEVDQSVENLGDFAVEHGTTYRVLKIYNPWLRSSSLSNPSGKVYKIMVPK from the coding sequence ATGAAAAAATCAATCCAGATATTCACCATCATTGCGGCAAGTTTTCTGACTTTTGCCATTTTTGTTTCCTATTCCAACAATTCGTCAAAAGAGGGTAGGGCCTACAAGACTTTTTCAGGAGAAAAAGGGGCTGGCCAGGGGACTCCCCAGGTGGTGGAGAATTTAAAATTAAAAAAGGAGTATTCCTTTGCGGGGGAAGGCTTTCCAATGAATAATTTTGATGTTTATGAGCGATTGGAACGAGAGTTGCTGGTGAATACCTATTGGCATTCCAATACGATACTAAATATCAAGGCTTCCACGAGGTTCTTTCCGCTTTTTGAGAAGATATTGAAAGAAGAAGGGGTGCCGGATGATTTTAAATATATAGCCGTTGCCGAAAGTAACCTTAGAAATGTGAAGTCCCCGGCAGGAGCCTGTGGTATGTGGCAGTTTATGCAGGGCAATGCGGAACATTATAATATGGAGATCAGTAAGGACGTGGATGAGCGGTATCATGTGGAAAAATCCACCCGAGCGGCCTGTGCGTTGATCAAAGACCTGAAAAAACGATTCGGCAGCTGGACGATGGCTGCTGCGGCGTATAATTTTGGAGAAACCCGCCTGGCCAAGGAGATCGATGTTCAACGGGCGAAAACTTATTTCGATCTGAATCTCAATGAAGAAACTTCGCGTTATTTGTTTCGGCTTATTGCCATTAAAGAGCTGATCGAGAATCCCATGGATTTTGGTTATTACCTTGAGAAGGAGGATTATTACCAGCCGCTTGATCGCTACAAGGTCATTGAAGTGGACCAGTCCGTTGAGAATCTCGGTGATTTTGCTGTGGAACACGGTACGACTTACCGGGTACTTAAGATTTATAACCCATGGCTGAGGTCTTCATCCCTCAGTAATCCGTCCGGAAAAGTGTATAAAATAATGGTTCCCAAATAG
- a CDS encoding IS110 family transposase, producing MKQSDRFVGIDISKDSFDVCVLSQGALLEESRFNNDAQGWQKFAKNLSDQDLCIIEATGSYHVGLALYLVEHDKRVSVVNPLRVKYFSRLNLKRAKTDRVDAYVIAQYGQVFKPESWTAPPTHLRQLQQLMTVSAQLTKQKTALINQQKNFELVPDPSKEALEIIKCQIVKLEKHLQEIQCLINNSIKEHYKELEASLRSIPGLGPKTVATLILITGGFTKFGSYKALIAYVGLAPRTYESGVSVKGASHICKLGSSYLRKLLYECALSAKRFNPVCKELFERLYIAKKKPFKVAMIAVANKLLKIAFTIAITGQKFDPEYRLKHYFAK from the coding sequence ATGAAACAATCTGATCGTTTTGTAGGAATTGACATATCAAAAGATAGTTTTGATGTCTGCGTTTTATCACAAGGGGCTCTATTAGAAGAAAGCCGTTTTAATAATGATGCTCAAGGTTGGCAAAAGTTTGCTAAAAACCTTAGTGATCAGGACTTATGCATAATAGAAGCAACGGGATCTTATCATGTAGGGTTGGCATTATATTTAGTTGAGCATGATAAACGTGTTAGTGTAGTCAACCCTTTGCGTGTAAAGTATTTTTCTCGATTGAATCTCAAGAGGGCAAAAACAGATAGGGTAGATGCTTATGTTATTGCCCAGTATGGCCAAGTATTTAAGCCTGAAAGTTGGACAGCTCCACCGACACATTTAAGACAACTTCAACAGTTAATGACAGTTTCTGCACAATTAACAAAACAAAAGACGGCATTAATCAATCAACAAAAAAACTTTGAACTTGTACCAGACCCCAGTAAAGAAGCCCTTGAAATAATAAAGTGCCAAATAGTAAAATTAGAGAAACATTTACAAGAAATACAATGCCTTATCAATAATAGCATTAAAGAACATTACAAAGAATTAGAGGCTTCTTTACGATCAATTCCCGGTTTAGGTCCCAAAACGGTAGCCACCTTAATCCTAATAACTGGAGGCTTTACCAAGTTTGGATCATATAAAGCTTTGATAGCCTATGTGGGGTTAGCTCCTCGGACATACGAGTCAGGAGTAAGTGTTAAGGGAGCTTCACACATCTGCAAGTTAGGGTCATCCTATCTTCGAAAGTTACTTTATGAATGTGCTTTAAGTGCCAAAAGGTTTAACCCTGTATGTAAGGAACTATTTGAAAGACTCTATATTGCAAAGAAAAAACCATTTAAAGTAGCCATGATTGCGGTGGCCAATAAGTTGCTGAAAATCGCTTTCACTATAGCTATAACTGGACAAAAATTTGATCCGGAATACAGACTAAAACATTATTTTGCCAAATAA
- a CDS encoding gliding motility-associated C-terminal domain-containing protein, translating into MKRFALMLLLILSFSGTNFGQFFLNGDAFQMSDSSCYQLTYEQNWSAGSIWNPDKINLNESFEVVLEVFLGCKDGDGADGLVFGFQPVSTSIGMGGGDIGFGGVVPSLGIEIDTWQNIDKGDPVADHIAVLKNGNLSHGSSNNLAGPVQASATSSNIEDCNNHDFRVSWDAEALLLKIYFDCELRLSYTGDIVNNIFGGDPHVFWGFTSATGGSNNYHRVCLKYTTFLDELQDVVMCPGGQVPFHVSEGVSYSWTPVEGLDNPFSPNPIASPSQTTLYAVEIRDACDNIIHDDVLVEVAGDSVFFDLGPDTLLCEGDVLNLNVTTPTATYEWSDGSQQPTFSVLEAGTYMVTVTRTDTFCISTDRVMVEYTSWPDVDLGQDTILCLEQVLTLNAYDPLAESYLWQNGNTGDSLHIDKAGTYSVKVINYCGTVEDAINVSFENCREVFAPNVFSPNFDGINDFFMLMDGGDVKTVEHFAIFDRWGDLVFEQKNIMPNDVSAAWDGEGWPVGVYTWFAEIEFRDGKSERLKGDVMLLR; encoded by the coding sequence ATGAAACGTTTTGCCTTGATGCTTCTTTTGATTTTGAGTTTTAGCGGTACGAATTTTGGACAGTTCTTTTTAAACGGAGATGCTTTTCAAATGAGTGACAGTAGTTGCTACCAGCTCACTTACGAACAAAACTGGTCGGCCGGTTCCATCTGGAATCCGGACAAGATCAACCTCAACGAATCCTTCGAAGTAGTCCTTGAAGTATTCTTAGGATGCAAAGACGGAGACGGTGCGGATGGGTTGGTTTTTGGCTTTCAGCCTGTCAGTACTTCCATTGGCATGGGCGGAGGGGATATAGGATTTGGCGGTGTGGTACCCTCTCTCGGGATTGAAATCGATACCTGGCAAAATATAGACAAAGGAGATCCGGTTGCCGATCATATTGCCGTGCTAAAAAACGGAAACCTCTCCCACGGATCATCCAACAACCTGGCCGGTCCGGTTCAGGCTTCCGCCACCAGCAGCAATATTGAAGACTGCAACAATCATGATTTCCGGGTGAGTTGGGATGCGGAGGCTCTATTGCTTAAAATTTATTTCGACTGCGAACTCAGGTTATCCTACACCGGAGATATTGTAAACAATATTTTTGGAGGCGACCCTCATGTTTTTTGGGGATTCACCTCCGCCACAGGAGGGTCCAATAACTACCACCGGGTCTGTTTGAAATACACTACTTTTCTCGATGAGCTTCAGGATGTAGTCATGTGCCCCGGCGGGCAGGTTCCTTTTCATGTCAGTGAAGGAGTGTCTTACAGTTGGACTCCTGTGGAAGGACTGGACAACCCTTTTTCGCCCAACCCTATTGCCTCCCCTTCTCAAACCACCTTATATGCTGTTGAAATAAGAGATGCCTGTGACAATATTATCCATGATGATGTACTGGTTGAAGTCGCCGGAGATTCCGTATTTTTTGACCTGGGGCCGGACACCTTATTGTGTGAAGGCGATGTCTTAAACCTTAATGTTACCACTCCCACGGCAACCTACGAATGGTCAGACGGCAGTCAGCAGCCCACCTTTTCCGTTTTGGAAGCAGGTACTTATATGGTCACCGTCACAAGAACCGATACTTTCTGCATTTCCACCGACAGGGTTATGGTAGAATACACCTCCTGGCCTGATGTGGACCTCGGGCAAGACACCATTTTATGCCTGGAACAAGTATTAACGCTAAATGCCTACGACCCACTGGCGGAATCCTACTTATGGCAGAATGGAAATACGGGAGATTCACTTCATATTGACAAAGCGGGAACTTACAGCGTGAAGGTTATCAATTACTGTGGAACGGTGGAGGATGCGATAAATGTTTCTTTTGAAAATTGCCGGGAGGTTTTTGCCCCCAATGTCTTTTCTCCCAACTTCGACGGCATCAATGACTTTTTCATGCTGATGGATGGGGGCGATGTAAAAACCGTTGAACATTTTGCAATTTTTGACAGGTGGGGTGATTTGGTATTCGAACAGAAAAACATTATGCCTAATGACGTTTCAGCAGCCTGGGACGGCGAAGGTTGGCCTGTGGGAGTGTACACCTGGTTTGCAGAGATTGAATTCAGGGATGGGAAGTCGGAGCGGCTGAAAGGAGATGTTATGCTGTTGAGATAA
- a CDS encoding DUF2480 family protein: MDKPLVNRVAQSGLVTLNLEDYFPKEEIVNFDLKDYLYMELMLKEKDFREALNEHDWTQYEGKVVLINCSSDAIIPLWAYMLVGSYLSPYAADIYQGSPNEYFKFAMNKALESFDGEKYLDERVIIKGCGAKPVPASAYLDITRKLRPYAKSIMFGEACSTVPVFKKK; this comes from the coding sequence ATGGATAAGCCTTTAGTAAACAGAGTTGCTCAAAGTGGTCTGGTCACTTTAAATCTTGAGGATTATTTTCCTAAAGAGGAGATTGTCAATTTCGATTTGAAAGATTATCTCTATATGGAGTTGATGCTTAAGGAAAAGGACTTTCGGGAGGCCCTTAATGAACACGACTGGACGCAATATGAAGGCAAGGTGGTGTTGATCAATTGTTCCTCGGATGCGATCATTCCCCTGTGGGCTTATATGCTTGTGGGATCCTATCTTTCTCCTTATGCAGCGGATATTTACCAGGGCAGTCCCAATGAATACTTTAAGTTTGCTATGAATAAGGCGCTGGAGTCATTTGACGGAGAAAAATACCTGGACGAACGGGTCATCATTAAAGGTTGCGGCGCAAAACCTGTTCCGGCTTCCGCTTACCTGGATATCACCCGTAAACTGAGGCCTTATGCCAAGAGCATTATGTTTGGGGAAGCCTGTTCGACGGTGCCTGTTTTTAAGAAAAAGTAA
- the scpB gene encoding SMC-Scp complex subunit ScpB, with product MEYLVQHIESLIFTADTPISFEEISNCLTEAFGLKFPNEEIEGAIEKLQQRYAQDEFAIEVVEIAGGYQFLTKGSFHQTVGVYLQQTMRRRLSGAALETLAIIAYKQPVSKGDLERIRGVSCDYSVQKLLEKELVSIVGRSEGPGRPLLYGTSQKFMDYFGLKNIDDLPKPKDFKDPGNQIGEMAPIEEEISEISIEEVEAIERAERAEDFED from the coding sequence ATGGAATATCTGGTACAACATATAGAGAGTCTCATTTTTACGGCGGATACGCCTATCAGTTTTGAAGAGATAAGTAATTGCCTGACGGAGGCATTTGGACTGAAGTTTCCCAATGAAGAAATCGAAGGGGCTATCGAAAAATTGCAGCAGCGGTATGCGCAGGATGAGTTCGCCATCGAAGTCGTGGAAATCGCTGGCGGCTACCAGTTTCTTACTAAAGGAAGTTTCCATCAAACGGTTGGGGTGTATTTGCAGCAGACCATGCGACGTCGCCTGTCTGGTGCAGCTTTGGAAACCCTTGCTATCATTGCCTACAAACAGCCGGTTAGCAAAGGTGATCTGGAGCGTATCCGCGGGGTGAGCTGTGATTATTCCGTTCAAAAACTTTTAGAGAAAGAACTTGTTTCCATTGTAGGGAGAAGTGAAGGGCCGGGCCGGCCGTTGCTTTATGGGACGAGTCAGAAGTTCATGGATTATTTCGGCCTGAAAAACATCGACGACCTGCCCAAGCCCAAAGATTTTAAAGATCCGGGTAATCAAATAGGAGAAATGGCGCCGATTGAAGAGGAGATTTCCGAAATCAGCATTGAGGAAGTGGAAGCCATCGAGAGAGCCGAAAGAGCCGAAGATTTTGAGGATTGA